One window of Pseudomonas sp. MPC6 genomic DNA carries:
- a CDS encoding DNA-binding protein, which translates to MRLLPWVRMPAIWIKEGGLRDFGWSNQAKASRSTAIAALQLYIALLTQAEEHWRGNDCLLIAELTYTRLMEITDLSRQLVAAGLEGLVVTGRIKSEKDGRKCRYILVGYDSTGNWCKLPSRPLYNVLKNTQIEPFQMFQKRSVCELDALKLFLYFAFARDNKTMFTMASFETISEKTGVAEKRIPRANAFLINCGLLANLSREHSEDVKKKEPNKYFMRGYRELFTGQKAAPAPAPA; encoded by the coding sequence ATGAGATTGCTGCCTTGGGTGCGGATGCCCGCGATATGGATTAAGGAGGGAGGTCTGCGCGACTTTGGCTGGTCAAACCAAGCCAAGGCGTCTCGATCAACCGCGATTGCAGCATTGCAGCTGTACATCGCCCTGCTGACCCAGGCTGAAGAACATTGGAGGGGGAACGACTGCCTGCTAATAGCCGAGCTGACTTACACACGATTGATGGAAATTACAGATTTGAGCCGACAGCTCGTTGCTGCAGGCTTGGAAGGACTGGTTGTTACAGGCAGGATCAAAAGCGAAAAGGATGGCCGCAAATGCAGGTACATCCTTGTGGGTTACGACTCCACCGGCAACTGGTGCAAGCTGCCCTCAAGGCCGCTTTATAACGTCTTGAAGAATACTCAAATCGAGCCTTTCCAGATGTTCCAAAAGCGATCTGTCTGTGAACTCGACGCGCTGAAGCTCTTTCTCTACTTTGCTTTTGCGCGGGACAACAAGACCATGTTCACGATGGCATCGTTTGAAACCATCAGCGAAAAGACCGGTGTGGCTGAGAAGCGGATTCCCAGGGCAAACGCCTTTTTGATCAACTGCGGGCTACTCGCAAACCTATCGCGTGAACACTCGGAAGACGTTAAGAAAAAAGAGCCGAACAAGTATTTTATGCGTGGGTATCGAGAGCTTTTCACGGGACAAAAAGCAGCACCGGCACCGGCCCCAGCCTGA